The following proteins are encoded in a genomic region of Corylus avellana chromosome ca4, CavTom2PMs-1.0:
- the LOC132178986 gene encoding ubiquinol oxidase, mitochondrial-like, protein MNRFVARSLMRGLIDGCEHSRRGISTVREHQSVGALGGFYWTRAMSSVAPGPTTTTVSEKKEKGAEAKKSDETAVVSSYWGVSRPRIKREDGTEWPWNCFMPWESYKADLSIDLQKHHVPKVFLDKFAYRTVKLLRIPMDMFFKRRYGCHAMMLETVAAVPGMVGGMLLHLRSLRKFEHSGGWIKALLEEAENERMHLMTMIELVKPKWYERLLVLAVQGVFFNAYFIAYLLSPKLAHRIVGYLEEEAVYSYTEYLNEITSGAIENVQAPAIAIDYWKLPKDATLEDVVTVIRADEAHHRDVNHFAADIHFQGKELRDSPAPVGYH, encoded by the exons ATGAACCGTTTTGTGGCGAGGAGTTTGATGCGGGGCCTGATCGACGGCTGTGAGCACAGCCGCCGCGGAATTTCGACGGTGAGGGAGCACCAGAGTGTTGGTGCGCTTGGTGGCTTTTACTGGACCAGAGCGATGAGCTCGGTGGCGCCGGGGCCGACGACCACCACGGTGtcggagaagaaggagaaaggaGCGGAAGCGAAGAAGAGCGACGAGACTGCGGTGGTGTCGAGCTATTGGGGGGTGTCGAGGCCGAGGATCAAGAGAGAGGATGGGACCGAGTGGCCTTGGAATTGTTTCATG CCATGGGAGTCATACAAGGCAGATCTATCAATAGATTTGCAAAAGCACCATGTGCCAAAGGTGTTTCTGGATAAATTTGCTTACAGGACAGTGAAACTTCTTAGAATTCCAATGGATATGTTTTTCAAG AGACGGTATGGGTGTCATGCAATGATGCTGGAGACAGTGGCAGCTGTTCCTGGTATGGTAGGAGGAATGCTGCTGCACCTGAGGTCTCTCCGCAAGTTCGAGCATAGTGGTGGTTGGATCAAAGCGCTGCTTGAAGAAGCAGAGAATGAGAGAATGCACCTGATGACAATGATTGAACTCGTGAAGCCCAAATGGTATGAAAGACTGCTGGTTCTCGCTGTGCAGGGAGTCTTCTTCAATGCTTACTTTATTGCATATCTACTCTCCCCCAAACTGGCCCATAGAATTGTTGGTTACCTGGAGGAGGAGGCTGTATACTCATATACAGAGTATTTGAACGAGATCACTAGTGGAGCAATTGAAAATGTTCAGGCTCCTGCTATTGCAATAGACTACTGGAAGCTACCCAAGGATGCAACACTAGAGGATGTTGTAACTGTGATTCGTGCTGATGAAGCTCACCATCGGGATGTTAACCATTTTGCTGCT
- the LOC132177141 gene encoding calmodulin-binding transcription activator 2-like: MAERGSYGPGPQLDIRQILSEAQHRWLRPAEICEILRNYEKFCIAPEPPNRPPSGSLLLFDRKVLRYFRKDGHNWRKKKDGKTVKEAHEKLKVGSVDVLHCYYAHGEENENFQRRSYWMLEQDLMHIVFVHYLEVKGNRTNIGGIRESDQIAPDFQDSPLTSSFSTYNSRVPCRSTDSPSPISSLTSLCEDADSEDIDQASSRSHSFLESLPIKTGPLTEGMDASALSSYFLSPSADNHGISSMPGVNYISHVQKDRLGGSDEITDAIVSQKTIDLASWEEVLEQSTSGFHTSVPAPMGILRGHENMSLDELLAGGSIVKEEFQNSLPIQSNWQTFDDNSAQLPMWLMDESSNLELTYDFGMTSFEARTHDMNLGNASEPISAYAVQQNEQPGQNRLQIQLANDESQCSIKSNSKTDMPTEGNTSYALTLKKPLLHGEEGLKKVDSFSRWVTKELEDVDDLHLKTSSGISWSTDECGNVVDDSSLSPSLSQDQHFSILDFSPKWAYTDSETEVLITGTFLKSLPDVAKCNWSCMFGEVEVPAEILANGVLCCSAPPRAVGQVPFYVTCSNRLACSEVREFDYRVGSTKDIDIAIIYGGTTNEMILYSRLEKLLSLRSISPPSHFVEGVTVKQDLISKIISLKEEEEYYQMVETTSQKDLSQHEGKEHLLKMLMKEKLYSWLLHKVSEDGKGPSVLDDEGQGVIHLAAALGYDWAIKPIVTAEVSINFRDINGWTALHWAAFCGREQMVAFLVSLGAAPGALTDPSPEFLLGRTPADLASGNGHKGISGFLAESSLTDYLKSLTMNDPNEDETVEVSGPKAVQTVSERTATPVNYGDAAEALSLRDSLTALCNATQAAGRIHQMFRMYSLQRKRITENNDDKDGLLDERALSLIASKTRKPGQSDGLVHAAATQIQKKFRGWKKRKEFLIIRQRIVKIQAHVRGHQVRKQYRPIVWSVGILEKVILRWRRKGIGLRGFRPDAHTKDLNPQSAPSKEDDYDFLKEGRKQTEERLQKALTRVKSMAQNPEGRAQYRRLLTVVEGFRQTKGGNMVWSRSEETADVDEDLIDIGPLLEDDMLLNDDNFMSLAFE; this comes from the exons ATGGCGGAGCGGGGATCCTACGGGCCGGGTCCTCAACTGG ATATTCGCCAAATACTCTCAGAAGCCCAACATCGATGGTTGCGACCTGCTgaaatttgtgaaattcttcgtAATTATGAGAAGTTTTGTATTGCACCAGAGCCTCCAAACAGGCCCCCAA GTGGTtcacttcttctttttgatAGGAAGGTGTTGAGATACTTTAGAAAGGATGGACATAattggaggaagaagaaagatggaAAGACTGTGAAGGAAGCTCATGAGAAGCTGAAG GTTGGTAGTGTTGATGTGCTACACTGCTATTATGCCcatggagaagaaaatgaaaactttCAAAGGCGCAGCTATTGGATGCTTGAACA GGATTTGATGCACATAGTTTTTGTCCACTACTTGGAAGTTAAG GGTAATAGGACAAATATAGGAGGCATCAGAGAGAGTGATCAGATTGCACCAGATTTCCAGGACAGCCCTTTGACTTCGAGCTTTTCCACATATAATAGCAGAGTCCCTTGCAGAAGTACAGATTCCCCAAGCCCAATCAGTTCTCTGACATCTTTATGTGAAGATGCTGATTCTG AGGATATTGACCAGGCAAGTTCAAGATCTCACTCATTTCTCGAGTCTCTGCCAATAAAAACTGGTCCTTTGACAGAAGGGATGGATGCTAGTGCCTTGAGTTCTTATTTTCTGTCTCCTTCTGCAG ATAATCATGGTATTTCATCAATGCCTGGGGTAAATTATATCTCGCATGTTCAGAAAGATAGACTTGGAGGCAGTGATGAAATTACTGATGCGATTGTTTCTCAAAAAACAATTGATTTGGCTTCCTGGGAAGAGGTCTTGGAGCAGTCTACAAGTGGATTTCATACTTCAGTACCTGCGCCAATGGGAATTCTCCGTGGACATGAAAACATGAGTCTAGATGAGCTTTTAGCAGGTGGGAGTATTGTAAAAGAGGAGTTTCAAAATTCTTTACCAATACAGTCAAATTGGCAG ACCTTTGACGATAATTCAGCACAGTTGCCCATGTGGCTTATGGACGAGTCTTCAAATTTGGAATTGACATATGATTTTGGTATGACGTCATTCGAGGCTAGAACTCATGATATGAACTTGGGAAATGCTTCTGAACCAATTTCAGCTTATGCTGTTCAGCAAAATGAACAGCCTGGGCAGAACAGGCTTCAAATACAGCTTGCAAATGATGAATCCCAGTgttcaataaaatcaaattccaaAACTGATATGCCAACTGAAGGAAATACTAGCTATGCTTTGACTCTGAAAAAACCATTATTACATGGAGAAGAGGGTTTGAAGAAAGTTGACAGCTTTTCTCGATGGGTTACTAAAGAATTGGAAGATGTAGATGATTTGCATTTGAAGACCTCATCTGGTATATCATGGAGCACTGATGAATGTGGAAATGTAGTCGATGATTCCTCATTgagtccctctctctctcaggaCCAGCATTTTAGTATTTTAGACTTTTCGCCAAAGTGGGCTTACACAGACTCAGAGACTGAG GTTCTGATAACTGGAACATTTTTGAAGAGTCTACCTGATGTAGCAAAATGTAACTGGTCATGTATGTTCGGGGAAGTGGAGGTTCCTGCAGAAATTTTAGCCAATGGGGTTCTTTGTTGCAGTGCTCCACCTCGTGCTGTTGGGCAAGTCCCTTTTTATGTAACATGTTCCAACAGGTTAGCTTGTAGTGAAGTGCGGGAATTTGACTATCGAGTGGGCTCTACTAAAGATATAGATATTGCCATTATCTATGGTGGCACTACTAATGAAATGATTCTTTATTCGCGACTTGAGAAGTTACTGTCTCTAAGATCTATCAGCCCTCCCAGTCACTTTGTTGAAGGTGTTACTGTGAAACAAGACTTGATCAGTAAAATTATTTCATTGAAGGAGGAAGAGGAATATTACCAGATGGTAGAGACAACCTCACAGAAGGATTTATCCCAACATGAAGGGAAGGAACATCTCCTTAAAATGTTAATGAAAGAGAAGTTGTACTCATGGCTCCTCCATAAAGTATCTGAAGATGGTAAAGGGCCAAGTGTATTGGATGATGAGGGGCAAGGTGTGATACATTTAGCAGCTGCCCTTGGTTATGATTGGGCCATAAAACCAATTGTAACAGCGGAAGTTAGCATCAATTTCCGGGACATAAATGGATGGACTGCCCTTCATTGGGCTGCATTTTGTGGCAG AGAGCAGATGGTGGCATTCCTTGTCTCTCTGGGTGCAGCTCCTGGAGCATTGACGGACCCGTCTCCAGAATTTCTTTTGGGTAGAACACCTGCAGACCTGGCATCTGGAAATGGACACAAAGGAATCTCTGGTTTTCTTGCAGAGTCTTCCTTGACTGACTACCTCAAGTCCCTAACAATGAATGATCCCAATGAAGATGAAACAGTAGAAGTTTCTGGACCGAAGGCTGTGCAAACAGTTTCAGAACGGACAGCAACACCTGTGAATTATGGTGACGCAGCAGAAGCACTGTCACTGAGGGATTCACTTACTGCTCTCTGCAATGCCACACAAGCTGCTGGTCGTATACATCAGATGTTCCGGATGTATTCACTTCAGAGGAAACGGATTACTGAGAATAATGATGATAAAGATGGATTGTTAGATGAACGTGCTCTTTCACTTATAGCTTCCAAGACACGCAAGCCTGGACAAAGTGATGGGCTGGTCCATGCCGCAGCAACACAAATACAGAAGAAGTTCCGTggttggaagaaaagaaaagaattcttAATAATCCGTCAAAGAATTGTCAAAATTCAG GCCCATGTGAGGGGACACCAAGTGAGGAAACAATATAGACCAATCGTCTGGTCTGTAGGAATTTTGGAAAAGGTCATATTAAGATGGAGACGTAAAGGGATTGGTCTACGGGGATTCCGACCAGATGCACATACCAAAGACCTCAACCCACAAAGTGCGCCCTCAAAGGAGGATGATTATGATTTTCTTAAGGAAGGAAGGAAACAAACAGAGGAGAGATTGCAAAAAGCTCTCACCAGGGTGAAGTCTATGGCACAGAATCCAGAGGGACGTGCTCAGTACCGTAGGCTGCTAACTGTTGTTGAAGGTTTCCGTCAGACCAAG GGAGGTAATATGGTTTGGAGTCGTTCAGAAGAAACAGCTGATGTTGATGAGGACCTGATTGATATTGGTCCACTGTTGGAAGATGACATGCTGTTAAATGATGACAATTTTATGTCTTTAGCATTCGAGTAA